Sequence from the Arthrobacter pigmenti genome:
TTGCCATCGCCGCGCTGCTCTTCTTCGGCGGAAGGGACTGGTTCGAAGGGATCCTGACCGGGGACGGTCCGGACTTCAACGGGAACACGATTGGACTGGTGTGGGCTGTTGCGATCGTCGTGGGGGTCGCACTTCTAATTGCGGCGGGCTTCTTCCTGTCCTGGTACTTCACCCGCTATCAGGTCACCGAAGATCATGTCCGCGTAAACTCCGGGGTGATCTTCCGGCAGAACCGCCAGGCGCGGCTGGACCGGGTGCAGGCCATCGACGTAGTACAGCCGTTCCTTGCCCGTCTCTTTGGTCTCGCGGAGCTGAAGTTCGACGTCGCCGACGCCGGTGAGTCAGCGGTTCGGCTGTCGTTCCTCAAACTGGGAGAGGCGCAGAAGCTGCGCGCAACGATCCTCGCGCGGGCGGCCGGCGTCACTGTGGACCCCGACCATCCGGACGAAATCCAGGAGGCCCCCGAGCGGGAGGTCCTGGCGTTGACGCCTGCACGGGTAATCGGCGCGGCGGTGCTGTCCGGCAGCACCATCGTGGTCGTGATCGGTGGGGTCGCCGTCATTGCGTCAGCGATCATCTTCGAGTCTGGAGCGTTGCTTGCCGCGATCCTTCCGCTCGCCATCGGCGTGATCAGTGCCTACTGGAATGCGCTCAACACCGGGTTCAATTTCCGCGCTGCCATCTCCCCGGACGGTATCCGAATCCGCTACGGGCTGCTCGATACGCGGACCCAGACCGTGCCGCCCGGACGGGTCCAGGCCGTTGGCGTGGTGCAGTCCCCCCTCTGGCGGTTGAAGGGCTGGTACAAAGTCACGGTGAACGTGGCCGGCTACGGCGCGTCCGCCAGCGGGGAAGCGCAGGCCCGGGCAACCCTCCTACCGGTCGGCACCCGGGACGAGGTGCTGCAGATCCTTGCGCTCGTCCT
This genomic interval carries:
- a CDS encoding PH domain-containing protein, which produces MSAVQPDPELLATSADEWKRVHIVSPLVRGWIAIAALLFFGGRDWFEGILTGDGPDFNGNTIGLVWAVAIVVGVALLIAAGFFLSWYFTRYQVTEDHVRVNSGVIFRQNRQARLDRVQAIDVVQPFLARLFGLAELKFDVADAGESAVRLSFLKLGEAQKLRATILARAAGVTVDPDHPDEIQEAPEREVLALTPARVIGAAVLSGSTIVVVIGGVAVIASAIIFESGALLAAILPLAIGVISAYWNALNTGFNFRAAISPDGIRIRYGLLDTRTQTVPPGRVQAVGVVQSPLWRLKGWYKVTVNVAGYGASASGEAQARATLLPVGTRDEVLQILALVLPDPGTEHPVEVFTAGLAGRDSDGGFVTTPRGARPVAPLAWRRNGVAVTHTAILARSGAWWRQLAVVPHERTQSLALHQGPLARRFKVADLVFHTTPGPVSPRVRQIETAQAWTLFQEQAVRAAEARRRSGPEQWMRPSDQPTADAPEAPDEPRPAADPAVMPEPPSYQEGPQKQ